A window of Macrotis lagotis isolate mMagLag1 chromosome X, bilby.v1.9.chrom.fasta, whole genome shotgun sequence contains these coding sequences:
- the PRR14 gene encoding proline-rich protein 14 isoform X1 — protein MAAAAASRPFLPPRKTVPGDWAAPVGPGKKVFGGWAGSGRAGFKGAGGGNSPRTGICGRRRLQPGVKPGTLQGLPEAIAIPMDLPQDSSPPSQPSLNREPLVRVPWEARTRKRPRLQQQLGEPRLSQRVAGTPSPLEKASQRVLTVVLEDVIATRMSQEMLPEMSSTTPRRSSRLESNRSQPSVSPLGQASWSPQSRPPDWSTLCREPLTRAPKRIGVQRKRLPLQLGTSRREAEENPSHQDKPSQPALLVMLEDIKNPPPPVKDQELLGFNNATEDPGISACRVDHMTAIHQSMPSSMDLDSVFRQASPVDHSECILPDSEPETPSPPPSSLLRPRLSPWGLAPLFRSVRSKLESFADIFLTPAKTPQAPPTIPTSPASPMKLELKIAISEAPESGRVRVEGGEGPVSPRPPIRQWRAQDPGLPIAPRPPLGRSHSCPDLGPLGEGGCAWSAFPPHPNRPRPRRHTVGGGELARAPPPSRPCLRKEVFPLGGSGAPPNIVTTCSPAASTSSSFSDLPESRVCSPQGEQQQRPEDMGLSDSETKAVGKVSCFRIRRTPSRSQLNLTPMGLPRPIRLNKKEFSLEEIYTNKNYRSPTAKRSFETIFEEPRERNGTLVFTSSRKLRRAVEFRDCSLPRHRRPSRAVRPAPGRAPTPDLGPLLQQRLEELDALLLQEEEEPGKG, from the exons ATGGCTGCAGCGGCGGCTTCACGCCCTTTTTTACCACCCCGGAAGACTGTACCCGGCGATTGGGCGGCGCCCGTCGGCCCAGGGAAGAAGGTGTTCGGCGGTTGGGCCGGGTCAGGAAGGGCAGGTTTTAAAGGAGCCGGAGGTGGGAACAGTCCGAGAACCGGGATCTGCGGGAGGCGGCG GCTGCAGCCAGGGGTTAAACCTGGGACCCTTCAGGGACTCCCTGAAGCTATCGCTATCCCTATGGACTTGCCCCAAGATTCCAG CCCCCCTAGTCAGCCCTCCCTCAACCGGGAACCACTGGTTAGAGTACCATGGGAAGCCAGAACTCGGAAGCGGCCAAGGCTGCAGCAGCAACTTGGAGAACCCAGGCTGAGCCAGCGGGTGGCAGGAACTCCATCACCCTTGGAGAAGGCTTCTCAGAGGGTCCTTACTGTGGTGCTGGAGGATGTCATTGCCACCAGAATG TCCCAAGAGATGCTACCTGAAATGTCCTCAACTACACCAAGACGGAGCAGTAGACTAGAGTCCAACCGCTCCCAGCCTTCTGTCTCTCCACTTGGTCAGGCCTCCTGGAGCCCTCAGTCAAG ACCTCCTGACTGGTCTACCCTGTGCCGGGAGCCACTGACTCGAGCTCCAAAGCGTATTGGAGTCCAGAGGAAGAGGCTGCCACTACAACTGGGAACATCCAGGCGGGAGGCTGAGGAGAACCCTTCACATCAAGACAAGCCCTCCCAGCCAGCCCTGCTTGTGATGTTGGAGGACATCAAGAATCCTCCACCTCCAGTGAAGGACCAGGAGCTGCTG GGCTTCAACAATGCGACTGAAGACCCAGGGATCTCAGCATGCAG AGTTGATCATATGACAGCTATTCACCAATCAATGCCTTCCTCCATGGACTTGGATTCAGTGTTTCGGCAGGCCTCTCCTGTGGACCATTCTGAATGCATTTTGCCAG ACTCAGAGCCAGAGACCCCGTCTCCCCCACCCTCCAGCCTCCTGCGGCCTCGCCTGAGCCCTTGGGGCCTGGCACCACTCTTCCGCTCTGTCCGCTCTAAGCTGGAGAGCTTTGCTGACATCTTCCTTACCCCAGCCAAAACCCCCCAGGCCCCACCTACAATCCCCACATCTCCAGCCTCACCTATGAAGCTGGAACTGAAGATTGCCATCTCGGAAGCCCCTGAGTCTGGGAGAGTCCGGGTAGAGGGCGGGGAGGGGCCTGTAAGCCCTCGTCCCCCTATCCGTCAGTGGAGGGCTCAGGACCCTGGCCTCCCTATTGCCCCTAGGCCTCCTTTGGGTCGAAGCCACTCCTGCCCCGACCTGGGGCCCCTTGGGGAAGGGGGCTGTGCATGGTCAGCCTTCCCTCCACATCCAAATAGGCCTCGACCCAGAAGGCACacagttgggggtggggagctgGCTCGGGCCCCACCACCTTCCCGACCTTGCCTTCGAAAAGAAGTTTTTCCCTTGGGGGGGTCAGGTGCACCCCCAAATATTGTCACCACCTGCTCTCCTGCTGCTTctacttcttcctctttctcgGACCTGCCAGAATCCAG GGTTTGTTCCCCACAAGGGGAACAGCAACAACGCCCAGAGGACATGGGGCTGTCAGACTCTGAGACCAAG GCAGTGGGAAAGGTCTCTTGCTTTCGGATCCGAAGGACACCATCCAGGTCTCAACTCAACCTCACTCCAATGGGGCTGCCTCGGCCAATCCG GTTGAATAAGAAGGAGTTCAGCCTAGAGGAAATTTACACCAACAAGAATTATCGGTCCCCTACAGCCAAACG GTCCTTTGAGACTATCTTTGAAGAACCTAGAGAGCGGAATGGAACCCTGGTCTTCACAAGTTCCCGGAAGCTTCGAAGAGCAGTGGAATTCCGAGATTGCAGCCTCCCTCGGCACAGAAGGCCTTCCAGGGCAGTGCGCCCTGCCCCGGGCCGAGCCCCCACCCCTGACCTGGGACCTTTGCTGCAGCAGAGGCTGGAGGAACTAGATGCCCTGCTGTTGCAAGAGGAAGAGGAGCCAGGCAAGGGTTAG
- the PRR14 gene encoding proline-rich protein 14 isoform X2, protein MAAAAASRPFLPPRKTVPGDWAAPVGPGKKVFGGWAGSGRAGFKGAGGGNSPRTGICGRRRPPSQPSLNREPLVRVPWEARTRKRPRLQQQLGEPRLSQRVAGTPSPLEKASQRVLTVVLEDVIATRMSQEMLPEMSSTTPRRSSRLESNRSQPSVSPLGQASWSPQSRPPDWSTLCREPLTRAPKRIGVQRKRLPLQLGTSRREAEENPSHQDKPSQPALLVMLEDIKNPPPPVKDQELLGFNNATEDPGISACRVDHMTAIHQSMPSSMDLDSVFRQASPVDHSECILPDSEPETPSPPPSSLLRPRLSPWGLAPLFRSVRSKLESFADIFLTPAKTPQAPPTIPTSPASPMKLELKIAISEAPESGRVRVEGGEGPVSPRPPIRQWRAQDPGLPIAPRPPLGRSHSCPDLGPLGEGGCAWSAFPPHPNRPRPRRHTVGGGELARAPPPSRPCLRKEVFPLGGSGAPPNIVTTCSPAASTSSSFSDLPESRVCSPQGEQQQRPEDMGLSDSETKAVGKVSCFRIRRTPSRSQLNLTPMGLPRPIRLNKKEFSLEEIYTNKNYRSPTAKRSFETIFEEPRERNGTLVFTSSRKLRRAVEFRDCSLPRHRRPSRAVRPAPGRAPTPDLGPLLQQRLEELDALLLQEEEEPGKG, encoded by the exons ATGGCTGCAGCGGCGGCTTCACGCCCTTTTTTACCACCCCGGAAGACTGTACCCGGCGATTGGGCGGCGCCCGTCGGCCCAGGGAAGAAGGTGTTCGGCGGTTGGGCCGGGTCAGGAAGGGCAGGTTTTAAAGGAGCCGGAGGTGGGAACAGTCCGAGAACCGGGATCTGCGGGAGGCGGCG CCCCCCTAGTCAGCCCTCCCTCAACCGGGAACCACTGGTTAGAGTACCATGGGAAGCCAGAACTCGGAAGCGGCCAAGGCTGCAGCAGCAACTTGGAGAACCCAGGCTGAGCCAGCGGGTGGCAGGAACTCCATCACCCTTGGAGAAGGCTTCTCAGAGGGTCCTTACTGTGGTGCTGGAGGATGTCATTGCCACCAGAATG TCCCAAGAGATGCTACCTGAAATGTCCTCAACTACACCAAGACGGAGCAGTAGACTAGAGTCCAACCGCTCCCAGCCTTCTGTCTCTCCACTTGGTCAGGCCTCCTGGAGCCCTCAGTCAAG ACCTCCTGACTGGTCTACCCTGTGCCGGGAGCCACTGACTCGAGCTCCAAAGCGTATTGGAGTCCAGAGGAAGAGGCTGCCACTACAACTGGGAACATCCAGGCGGGAGGCTGAGGAGAACCCTTCACATCAAGACAAGCCCTCCCAGCCAGCCCTGCTTGTGATGTTGGAGGACATCAAGAATCCTCCACCTCCAGTGAAGGACCAGGAGCTGCTG GGCTTCAACAATGCGACTGAAGACCCAGGGATCTCAGCATGCAG AGTTGATCATATGACAGCTATTCACCAATCAATGCCTTCCTCCATGGACTTGGATTCAGTGTTTCGGCAGGCCTCTCCTGTGGACCATTCTGAATGCATTTTGCCAG ACTCAGAGCCAGAGACCCCGTCTCCCCCACCCTCCAGCCTCCTGCGGCCTCGCCTGAGCCCTTGGGGCCTGGCACCACTCTTCCGCTCTGTCCGCTCTAAGCTGGAGAGCTTTGCTGACATCTTCCTTACCCCAGCCAAAACCCCCCAGGCCCCACCTACAATCCCCACATCTCCAGCCTCACCTATGAAGCTGGAACTGAAGATTGCCATCTCGGAAGCCCCTGAGTCTGGGAGAGTCCGGGTAGAGGGCGGGGAGGGGCCTGTAAGCCCTCGTCCCCCTATCCGTCAGTGGAGGGCTCAGGACCCTGGCCTCCCTATTGCCCCTAGGCCTCCTTTGGGTCGAAGCCACTCCTGCCCCGACCTGGGGCCCCTTGGGGAAGGGGGCTGTGCATGGTCAGCCTTCCCTCCACATCCAAATAGGCCTCGACCCAGAAGGCACacagttgggggtggggagctgGCTCGGGCCCCACCACCTTCCCGACCTTGCCTTCGAAAAGAAGTTTTTCCCTTGGGGGGGTCAGGTGCACCCCCAAATATTGTCACCACCTGCTCTCCTGCTGCTTctacttcttcctctttctcgGACCTGCCAGAATCCAG GGTTTGTTCCCCACAAGGGGAACAGCAACAACGCCCAGAGGACATGGGGCTGTCAGACTCTGAGACCAAG GCAGTGGGAAAGGTCTCTTGCTTTCGGATCCGAAGGACACCATCCAGGTCTCAACTCAACCTCACTCCAATGGGGCTGCCTCGGCCAATCCG GTTGAATAAGAAGGAGTTCAGCCTAGAGGAAATTTACACCAACAAGAATTATCGGTCCCCTACAGCCAAACG GTCCTTTGAGACTATCTTTGAAGAACCTAGAGAGCGGAATGGAACCCTGGTCTTCACAAGTTCCCGGAAGCTTCGAAGAGCAGTGGAATTCCGAGATTGCAGCCTCCCTCGGCACAGAAGGCCTTCCAGGGCAGTGCGCCCTGCCCCGGGCCGAGCCCCCACCCCTGACCTGGGACCTTTGCTGCAGCAGAGGCTGGAGGAACTAGATGCCCTGCTGTTGCAAGAGGAAGAGGAGCCAGGCAAGGGTTAG